The window CTATACAGGTTTCGACTGACGATATTGCGTATACCACAGTTTACTCTACCACCAGTGGTAGTGGAGGTGATGTAAGTCACCGTTTTAATCCCAAAGATGCACGCTATGTTAAACTGGTATTGAATAAGCGTGGCACCATCTATTCTTTCTCATTTTGGGAGGTTGAGGTCTATAAATAATCATTTCTAACCATCAAATAATTAATAAGATGAAGTATCGCTTCAACATAAAAAGCGTTCACATTATTATCATGTTACTTATTGTGCTTTCATTGGCTTCTGGTCAATATTCATTTGCTCAGAGCACAATTGTAAGTGGATATGTACTAGAGAGCGGGAATAAGCCACTAGCTGGAGTTACAGTAGCCGTAAAGAACAGCCAGCTAAAGACAGTAACAAATGAACGAGGTTTCTTTTCCATTCCTAACCAGACTAAACAAATTATCCTTGAGTTTACTATGATCGGATTTGAGGCGATGGAGAAGGTGGCTGAGCCAGGTAAGGAAATAACCATAACCTTGAAAGAAACTTCTGCTACGTTAAAAGAAGTGGTTTTTGTTGGCTATGGATCGGTAACAAAGAAAGAGATTACTGGTGCTGTATCAATAGTGAAAGGAAATCAGATTAGTAATATGCCTGTACGAAGCGCTGCAGATGTTTTACAGGGAAAGGCGGCAGGTGTAACTGTAAGCCAGAGCAGTGGAAGTCCTGGTGCTCCTTCGGTGGTAAGGGTGCGTGGAATTGGGTCAATAAATGGTAGCACCGATCCTTTGTATGTGGTAGATGGTTTGCCGCAGAATGAAATTAATTTTTTAAATCCAAACGATATTGAATCAATAGCTATTCATAAAGATGCTTCGGTCGCTGCTATTTATGGAGCAAGAGCTTCAAATGGAGTGGTAATCATTACCACTAAATCAGGATCAAAGAATGAGAAAGCAACCATTTCATTTGATAGTTACATAGGTGTACAAAGTCCATGGCGGGAGCCTGAAATGTTAAATGCAGCAGAGTTTATAGAATATAAGCAAAAAGCAGCAATAAATGCTGGCGCTCCTTTACAATTTGATTTCGCTACAAAGGAAAGAGTTGATTCAATATTGAGTTTCGTATCAAAAACAACAGGGCCCAATGGCACTGATTGGTGGGCTGGGATCACCAATAATGCAGCACCTGTGCAAAACTATAATCTTAGTGTAAGTGGAGGTGGGAAGCTTGCTTCCTATTTAAGTAGCCTTGCCTATATGAATCAGGAAGGAATAATAAAGGGCTCAGAATATGAACGGATTTCTTGGCGTAACAATTTAAATTCTCAGGTAAGCAAAAATTTAAAGATCAGTACCAATCTGGGAATTATTTATGAGAAAAGACTTGCTGTTGATGAGAACAATCCTTTTACTGGTACCATTTTTAGTGCGATGGCAGGTGACCCTATAACTCCTGTATTTAGAAACAGCCTTGTAGAGTTACCTGGATTTTTAGCAGGTATAATGAATGGATATGAGCCGAATAATTCATTCTCTCAATATGCCGGTTTTCTTTATTCCAACAAGCGAAACCCTATTGCCCAAATAGACCGTTTAAAACAGGGAAAGTTTGATCAGATATCTGTTAAAGGAGGAGTTACAGCAGAACTACGACTTGTGCAAGGTCTAATGCTACAAAGCCGTTTTGGTTTTGATGTATACAGGGGATTTTCTTTAGGGTTCATTCCAAAGTATTCACTAAATGCATATGATAACAGTAATTTCAACCAGGTTAGTAACAGTTCCTACAACACAAACTATTATGTTTTCGAGAACACACTGAATTACACAAAGACGTATCAAAATTTAACCCTTAATGCTTTGGCAGGTGTTTCAGCTGAACTAACCAAGTCTTCACAGTTTGGTGCTTCTATTCAAGGCATTGTTAACAATGATGAAGAGATGCGAATAATCAATGCTGGGACCGTAAATCCATCAGTTTTTGGCTATCCTTCATCAAGCGCTATCAATTCATATTTTGGAAGGCTAAGTTTGGATTATGCTGGGAGATATATAATTAGTGGAAATATTAGGCGTGATGGTACTTCAAGGTTCGCCGATGCTTATAGATGGGGGACCTTCCCATCAGTATCAGCCGCCTGGCGATTCACAGAAGAAGCCTTCATTCCAGAGTTTATAAGTGCCAATATTAATGAAGGAAAGATTCGGATCAGTTATGGTGTAATAGGTAACCAGAATATAGCAGGAGGCGCTTATTTATCAACCTTTGGCAATTCATTTGGTCGTTATTTGTTCGGTAATGAGTCTTCCCCTGTAATAGGAGGTGGCCGTATAGCTGCGGGTAATTCAGTTTTGCGTTGGGAAACTTCCAAGCAGCTGGATGTAGGTCTGGATGTTACTTTATTAAAGGGTAGACTTAACCTGGTATTGGATTATTTTGACAAAAGGGTAGATAACATGCTGATTACCGTTCCCCTGCCAACTACATTAGGCTATCCAAATTCGCCATATTCTAATGCCGGCAGTATGCAAAACATAGGTTACGAAGCTGAGCTGACATTTAACAATCAAATTGGAAAGCTCAAGTACAGCGTTGCCGCTAATATTTCTACATATCGTAACAAAGTAACAAAGCTTGGTAATGGGGAGCCAATATTTACAACCGCCCACCTAAATCAAATTTTGACGAAAACAGAAGTGGGTATGCCCATCGGTTTTTATTATGGTTATCTGACTAATGGGATTTTCCAAAATGAGAAAGAGGTAGAGAATAGTCCGCAAAGGGATGTGTCTACACCTGGAGACATTAGATTCAAGGATATAAATGGAGATGATGTAATCAATGCCAATGACCGTACGGTTATTGGTAATCCTTGGCCTGACTTTGTCTATGGAATTACTACGAATTTATCTTACAAGAACTTTGATTTAAGTGTTTTTTTGCAAGGTTCCCAGGGTAATGATGTTATGAATATTATGCTTTATGATATTGAGTCCGGAACCGGTTTTTATAATGCACCTAAGGACTTCCTTAAACGGTCATGGAACGGAGAAGGAAGTACCGATCGATTTCATAAGATTTCTCAAAAACAAGGACTCAATAATAGTGTATCAGATTATTTCGTAGAAGATGGTTCCTACTTAAGGATTAGGAACCTGCAGTTTGGATACAACTTTTCAACCAGATTATTAAAGAGAATTTCTATGAGCCAGCTTAGATTGTATGCTGGGGCTCAAAACTTATTTACGTTCACCAAATATTCCGGACTGGACCCTGAGATCGGTTCTGCAGATCCTAAAAAAACAGGTATCGATATGGGCTTTTATCCTCAGGCCAGGACTATTACTATTGGTATTAATGCAAAATTTTAACTTCTGAAATCATGAAAAATATTCCCTTGTTAATAGTGTTTGCAGTGATGTTTTTGATCAGCTCCTGCAGCAAGGATTTTTTGGAACATCCCCCACGTGGCGTACAAACCGAAGAGAATTTTTATAAATCCCCTGATGCTGCTTTCAAATCATTGGTTTATTGCTACCAGGTATTCAATGACTTTTATGGTTATGAGGCGCCTAGGGCGGATCTTGGGAACATGGCAACCGATGATAGCGATAAAGGAGGGTCAGATGCTGGTGATAGGCCTTTTGTAACAGATCTTGGTTTTGGTCGGGCATTATCAAGTAACTCAAGTTTACAGAGCTTTTGGACGGCTTGTTATCTTGGTATCGGTCGTTGCAATCTTGCGCTAGATAATCTGCCTAAGAATGAGCTTGTTGATGCACAGGGATATAAGCTGGATAATAGAATAAGGGATCAATATTTGTCTGAGATTCGCTTCCTCCGGGCATTTTGGTATTTTGATCTTGTGCGTGTTTTTGGTGGTGTTCCCTTAATTGAGACTACGCCAACTGTTGAGTATAGCAACAAATTGAAACGTAGTTCTGATAAAGAAATTTATGATTTTATTATTCGTGAGTTAGCCCTTGCAGTAAATGACCCCAGCATGCCATCTAAAAGTAGTATAAGTCCTGGTGAAGTCGGTCGTGTGACTAAAGAGGCTATCTGGGCTTTTGAGGCTCGTGTCCACCTGTTTTTTGCCAAGGACAATATTCAATTATATGCTAAAGCCAGGGATGCGGCAAAAAAAGTAATTGATTCAAAGGCCTACTCACTCGCTGCCGATTTCCAGGATCTTTTCCTGAAGGAGAGTTACCTTTTGCCTGAGCCAGTTTTTACAATAATCAGGGGTGATAATAGGGGTCAGGCAATATATGGTTCATTTATACCTATATATACTTCTCCCAGGGGACCCACTGGAGCATGGGGCTTTGATACTCCGACACAGGATCTGGTTAATGAGTTTGAAGAGGGGGATCCGCGATTGCTCCATACAATAATTGAGTCTGGCGATGTTTTCCCAAGGTTATCAGGACAAGAAGTGCTTAATTTTTCTTCTTACCCCAATACTGGATACCATAATAGGAAATCATATTTAATACAGGCCAGGAGGGGGCCAGGATGGGGTGATGATGCATGGACATTCCATCCCATTCGTTACGCGGATGTTTTGTTGATGTACGCTGAAGCACTTTTGGAAAGCGGTGGCGATAAAGCTGAAGTGGCCGAGTATATTAATATAGTAAGAAGACGTGCCAGCCTCTCTTCGCGGAAGGATAAGGAAGCGATCAGCCGAATACGTGTTATTGCCGATATGCCATTGAAGATGGTTAGCCCAGCCGATGACCTCCGAAAAGCTGTTAGACATGAAAGGAGAGTGGAACTTGCTATGGAATACCAGCGCTTGTATGATTTGATTCGCTGGAATACCTATGTAGAAACTATGAATAAGTATTCAACTTTGCCATTTTCAAATGGAAAGGGTGCTGCTCACAAAAAGGGCATTAATGAATTGTTCCCAATACCACAGGTAGAGATAGACCGTTCAGGAGGTTCAATTATTCAGAATCCGGGTTATTGATCAATTTTTAATAGTATAACTAAATAAATCACTGCAATACATGAAAACCAGACACTATTATTTTTTCTATATACTGCTGTTCCTGATGAATGGCTTCGCATCTTCAAGTGCACAGGAAACTGGAAAAGGAGACCCGCTTAGTTCCATTGATCTTTTATTAATCCCCCCAAGTCCAGTATCTGACCATATATTGGTAGATATCCGTACTGGCATCAAAAATAACAGCCCAAAAAAAGTAATAGTGTCTGTTAGTTTTTTTCTTGATAGCATAAAGCCATCAAAGAAATTGTATTCAACAAAGCTTGAGATTAAAGGTCATGATGTAGGAGTTGCAAAGTTTAATTGGCCAACTAAGGAACAGGCGGGTAGCCATATTATTTGGGCTGAAATTAATATTGGAAGGAGTAAAAGAATTTTACAGAAAAACTTAGAGGTTATTTCTTCCGATACGCGTTCATCTAAACGAATTGATGGCTCCTTTATGGGATTCTATCATTGGAGTGAAAAGGAAGGGAAGTATTGGAATTCAGACATAAAGGAAATGACAGATGATGACTGGCGGCAAATGGTAAAGGCTCAGCATCAGCTATCGATGAATATAATTGTTCTGCAAGAATTGTTTCGTAATCAAGAGTACAATGGCCAGCATAACATTGATAAGAATGGTTATAATGGTTCTGCTTTTTATCCTTCATCACTATTTGGAAATCGTATGCAACTCGCAGCTAAGGATCCCGTTGAGGCGGTTTTATCTGAAGCAGACAGATTAGGGATGAATGTATTTATTGCAGTGGGCATGTATGCTTGGTTTGATTTTTCAAATGGGTCTTTAAAATGGCATAAAAGTGTTGCCAATGAAATATGGGAGAAGTATGGTCATCATCCTTCTTTCTATGGTTGGTATATCAGTGAGGAAAAAGATGGCGGTTTAGGCACTGATGTTGAACGGCAGGAAATTGTCATGTTTTTTAAGGAGTTTTCCGAACACGTAAGAAAGCTTGCCCCAGGTAAGCCTGTAATGTTGGCGACCAATTCCCATAATTTGAGAGGCGCTGAAAATACCTATAGGGCACTATTACCCAACCTTGATATATTATGCACATTTGGTTTCCATAGAATGCCGTCTACTGATCTATCCGGTGAAGAAGCTGCACTAAAGCTGCAAGCTTTGTGTGACCAGTTCGGAACTCATTTCTGGCTTGATCTCGAGATATTTGATTTTGCCGAGGAAAATGCGCTTATTCCGCGTTCAATTGATGGACTTAAAAGTGATTTATTGCGTTTTCCCCTATTTGAGAAGATTATCTGTTACCAATTTCCAGGTTTGTTAAGCAGTCCTGATATGCGCCTGAAGCCTGGTGGTTCAAGAACGATTGAGTTGTTCCTTGCATATAAAGCCTATATCGATTCTTTAAATGAAAGAGATAGGAGATATTCCGGTAAATAATTACATAATATTTTAAGAAATGCATATTCATAATTTATTAGAGTTCTATAAAAATCAACTTTTGAATGACGTTGTCCCTTTTTGGAGCAAATTTTCTCTAGATAAGGAGAATGGTGGCTTTTTCACTTGCTTGGACAATAAGGGAAAAGTGTATGATACTGATAAGTTTGTTTGGTTGCAGTGCCGACAAGTATGGACTTATGCTATGCTGTACAATCAGGTTCAAAAGCGGGAAGAATGGTTAGCTAATGCTTTGCATGGTGCTGAATTTTTAATTAAATACGGTAGGGATGGAGAGGGGAATTGGTATTTCTCTCTGGATCGGTCTGGAAAGCCATTAGTTCAACCTTATAATATATTTTCAGACTGCTTTGCAACTATGGCTTTTGCACAGCTTTACAAAGCGACTGAAAATACAGAGTATCGAGACATTGCCGTTAGGACCTTTGAAAATATATTAAGTCGACGTTCAAGTCCCAAGGGGCATTATAACAAGCAATTCCCCGGTACAAGACCTCTAAAGGGATTCTCCCTGCCAATGATTTTATGCAATCTGGTACTTGAAATGGAATCCCTTCTTAATCCTTCTACAATTGACAGTTTGATTGCAGAAGGTATTCATGAAGTGATGGAGGTATTTTATAATAAGAAGTACGGTTTGATTTTGGAAAATGTCCTAGAAGATGGAAACTTTTCCAATTCATTTGAAGGCAGGTTAGTAAATCCTGGACATTCATTGGAAGCTATGTGGTTTATTATGGATCTGGCAGTTCGTAGACATGATATGGATCTTATTGAAAAAGCTGTTGAAATTTCATTGAATACTCTTGAGTTTGGATGGGATAAAGAACATGGTGGAATTTTTTACTTTTTAGACATTGAAGGTAACCCCCCCCAACAGTTGGAATGGGACCAAAAACTTTGGTGGGTCCATATAGAAGCAATTGTGTGCATGATAAAGGCTTATTCCCTTACTGGTGATCCTAGATGCAAAGAGTGGTTTATTCGATTGCATCATTACAGTTGGGATCGTTTTCATGATAGTAGTTTTGGAGAGTGGTTTGGGTATTTAAACCGTCAGGGAGAGGTATTGATTAATGCCAAAGGTGGAAAATGGAAGGGGTTTTTTCATGTCCCAAGGGGGTTATATCAGACATGGAAGACTTTAAATGAAATTGAAACAAGAAAACATTCTCTTACCACAAAATTTATTTGATATGGCATTGATTGGAATGCAAGACACCAGTCTATCTTCAAATGAAACATATAATCGGCAATCATATTTTCCTGCACTATGTTCATTAGGCGTTCTATATTTTTTAATGGGTTTTATTACCTGTTTAAATGATTCATTGGTTCCTTATTTTAGAAATCGGTTTAATTTAAGTTATGCTGATTCTTCCTTGGTACAGTTTTACTTTTTCCTTACTTACGGAATTGTTTCAATACCATCGGGCAGGCTTGTTTCAAGGATAGGTTATAGGACAGGTATTACCCTGGGTTTTTGTATTACTGCTGCCGGGGCAATTCTTTTTATACCAGCTACTCTATTGGATAATTATAATTATTTCTTGGTAGCCCTTTTTGTAATGGCAGTAGGAGTTGTTTTGCTTCAGGTAACCGCTAATCCTTATGCTGCTATCCTTGGTCCCGCTCATAAAGCTTCTTCTCGTCTCACCCTATTGCAGGCAATAGGTTCAATTGGAACGACAGTTGCGCCAATAGTTGGAACAGCTTTCCTACTTTCTTCCAAGAATGTAATGGATTCTAATCTGCCAATACAAATTCAGTATGCAGTGATTGCATTAGTATTGGTTCTTATTGCCTATGTAGTATCAAGGCTTAGTATGCCTGAGTTGAATAATAATGTTTCATATGACACAAATGGTGAGTTTTCTCTAATAGGGAATCCATCTTTATTATTCGGTGTAATTGGTATATTTATGTATGTTGGTGCAGAAGTCTCAATTGGAACATTCCTTACCAATTATATCTCTGACACTTTGCAAATCGGAGTAGATGATGCCAATTTCTTTGTGGCTATATATTGGGGTAGCATGATTGTTGGCAGAATTTTGGGTGCTTATCTTTTGAATTCATGCAGACCAGCGCTTATGCTCATCTTCTGTTCTTTCACTTCTATTATATTGATATTGCTTTCTTTGGCTACGAAGGGAGAAATAGCTGTTTGGAGCATGGCACTTATTGGGCTTTTTAATTCTGTTTTATTTGCAATTGTGTTTTCATTATCCATAAAGGGATTAGGTAAGTATGCGAATCGGGCATCCGGATATCTTTCTACTGCAATCGTTGGAGGAGCAATTGTGACTTACTTACAAGGCTATGTAAAGGATCGATATAATTGGGAGATGGCGTATATGATTCCTGCATTTTGCTACTTGTATCTTCTTGCATTTGGTATTTATCAGATAAAATTAATTTTCAAAGATGAAAAATAGTATTGCTTCAGATGGCATGGTGTCCATTTCATTTGTTTTGGTTGTTGCTTTATTTATGAGTCTTTTTACCCCATTCAATGTTTACGCTGATGTGATTTCTGATTCAGTTGTAATTGATGGTCATATGCGCCATTTTCATTATTTGAAACCGGTTCACAGTAACAAGGTAAAGTCACTTGTTTTTGTGTTGCATGGGTCAGGTGGAACTGGTCAGTCTATGATGAATTACACAAAAGAGTTGGAGGCGCGAGCTGCTACTGAAGGCTTACTTTTAGTTTATCCTGATGGATATAATAGATTCTGGAATGAATGCCGTAAGAATGCAAACACCACGCCTAATTTATTTAACATTAGAGAGGAATTATTTTTTAATTATATGATTGATTATTTCTCTAAAAGGTTTAAAGCTTCAAAATCTAATGTGTTCGCCATTGGTTTTTCAGGGGGTGGACATATGGCATATAAACTGGCGTTAACCATGCCAAAAAAGATTAAGGCTATTAGTGCAATTGTTGCGAGTTTACCTGACCTGTCCAATATGGATTGTGTCGTTTCAAATAAGCCTGTTCCGGTAATGGTAATTAATGGTACGAATGATGCCACCAATCCATATCAAGGAGGTGAAATTAATTTATTGCCTGTAAAATTTGGAAAGGTTCGATCAACCGAGTCAACCGTTGAATACTGGGTGAGTTTAGCAAATTGCCAACAGCCTCCATCCCTTACTGTATTACCGGATATTGACACCGCTGACGGAAAACGCATTGAGCGGTATACCTATTTAAAGAATGGAAAGCCATTTGTTGAGTTTTTAAAAGTGATTAATGGTGAGCATAGTTATCCTGGAGATATAGATGTATATGTCACAAGTTGGGAGTTTTTTCGATTACATTTAAATTAATATCATTTATAGGATTATAGGAACTTTCAGTATTTTGTATTGTTCCATTTTACCCAAATGATCTTTAGAAAGCCTCAGAGAATACTTATTTTATTCTTATTAATTGATGCAACCTTTATTCAAGCGCAAATAGTTAA is drawn from Flavihumibacter rivuli and contains these coding sequences:
- a CDS encoding SusC/RagA family TonB-linked outer membrane protein, which produces MKYRFNIKSVHIIIMLLIVLSLASGQYSFAQSTIVSGYVLESGNKPLAGVTVAVKNSQLKTVTNERGFFSIPNQTKQIILEFTMIGFEAMEKVAEPGKEITITLKETSATLKEVVFVGYGSVTKKEITGAVSIVKGNQISNMPVRSAADVLQGKAAGVTVSQSSGSPGAPSVVRVRGIGSINGSTDPLYVVDGLPQNEINFLNPNDIESIAIHKDASVAAIYGARASNGVVIITTKSGSKNEKATISFDSYIGVQSPWREPEMLNAAEFIEYKQKAAINAGAPLQFDFATKERVDSILSFVSKTTGPNGTDWWAGITNNAAPVQNYNLSVSGGGKLASYLSSLAYMNQEGIIKGSEYERISWRNNLNSQVSKNLKISTNLGIIYEKRLAVDENNPFTGTIFSAMAGDPITPVFRNSLVELPGFLAGIMNGYEPNNSFSQYAGFLYSNKRNPIAQIDRLKQGKFDQISVKGGVTAELRLVQGLMLQSRFGFDVYRGFSLGFIPKYSLNAYDNSNFNQVSNSSYNTNYYVFENTLNYTKTYQNLTLNALAGVSAELTKSSQFGASIQGIVNNDEEMRIINAGTVNPSVFGYPSSSAINSYFGRLSLDYAGRYIISGNIRRDGTSRFADAYRWGTFPSVSAAWRFTEEAFIPEFISANINEGKIRISYGVIGNQNIAGGAYLSTFGNSFGRYLFGNESSPVIGGGRIAAGNSVLRWETSKQLDVGLDVTLLKGRLNLVLDYFDKRVDNMLITVPLPTTLGYPNSPYSNAGSMQNIGYEAELTFNNQIGKLKYSVAANISTYRNKVTKLGNGEPIFTTAHLNQILTKTEVGMPIGFYYGYLTNGIFQNEKEVENSPQRDVSTPGDIRFKDINGDDVINANDRTVIGNPWPDFVYGITTNLSYKNFDLSVFLQGSQGNDVMNIMLYDIESGTGFYNAPKDFLKRSWNGEGSTDRFHKISQKQGLNNSVSDYFVEDGSYLRIRNLQFGYNFSTRLLKRISMSQLRLYAGAQNLFTFTKYSGLDPEIGSADPKKTGIDMGFYPQARTITIGINAKF
- a CDS encoding RagB/SusD family nutrient uptake outer membrane protein; translated protein: MKNIPLLIVFAVMFLISSCSKDFLEHPPRGVQTEENFYKSPDAAFKSLVYCYQVFNDFYGYEAPRADLGNMATDDSDKGGSDAGDRPFVTDLGFGRALSSNSSLQSFWTACYLGIGRCNLALDNLPKNELVDAQGYKLDNRIRDQYLSEIRFLRAFWYFDLVRVFGGVPLIETTPTVEYSNKLKRSSDKEIYDFIIRELALAVNDPSMPSKSSISPGEVGRVTKEAIWAFEARVHLFFAKDNIQLYAKARDAAKKVIDSKAYSLAADFQDLFLKESYLLPEPVFTIIRGDNRGQAIYGSFIPIYTSPRGPTGAWGFDTPTQDLVNEFEEGDPRLLHTIIESGDVFPRLSGQEVLNFSSYPNTGYHNRKSYLIQARRGPGWGDDAWTFHPIRYADVLLMYAEALLESGGDKAEVAEYINIVRRRASLSSRKDKEAISRIRVIADMPLKMVSPADDLRKAVRHERRVELAMEYQRLYDLIRWNTYVETMNKYSTLPFSNGKGAAHKKGINELFPIPQVEIDRSGGSIIQNPGY
- a CDS encoding DUF4434 domain-containing protein; translated protein: MKTRHYYFFYILLFLMNGFASSSAQETGKGDPLSSIDLLLIPPSPVSDHILVDIRTGIKNNSPKKVIVSVSFFLDSIKPSKKLYSTKLEIKGHDVGVAKFNWPTKEQAGSHIIWAEINIGRSKRILQKNLEVISSDTRSSKRIDGSFMGFYHWSEKEGKYWNSDIKEMTDDDWRQMVKAQHQLSMNIIVLQELFRNQEYNGQHNIDKNGYNGSAFYPSSLFGNRMQLAAKDPVEAVLSEADRLGMNVFIAVGMYAWFDFSNGSLKWHKSVANEIWEKYGHHPSFYGWYISEEKDGGLGTDVERQEIVMFFKEFSEHVRKLAPGKPVMLATNSHNLRGAENTYRALLPNLDILCTFGFHRMPSTDLSGEEAALKLQALCDQFGTHFWLDLEIFDFAEENALIPRSIDGLKSDLLRFPLFEKIICYQFPGLLSSPDMRLKPGGSRTIELFLAYKAYIDSLNERDRRYSGK
- a CDS encoding AGE family epimerase/isomerase; its protein translation is MHIHNLLEFYKNQLLNDVVPFWSKFSLDKENGGFFTCLDNKGKVYDTDKFVWLQCRQVWTYAMLYNQVQKREEWLANALHGAEFLIKYGRDGEGNWYFSLDRSGKPLVQPYNIFSDCFATMAFAQLYKATENTEYRDIAVRTFENILSRRSSPKGHYNKQFPGTRPLKGFSLPMILCNLVLEMESLLNPSTIDSLIAEGIHEVMEVFYNKKYGLILENVLEDGNFSNSFEGRLVNPGHSLEAMWFIMDLAVRRHDMDLIEKAVEISLNTLEFGWDKEHGGIFYFLDIEGNPPQQLEWDQKLWWVHIEAIVCMIKAYSLTGDPRCKEWFIRLHHYSWDRFHDSSFGEWFGYLNRQGEVLINAKGGKWKGFFHVPRGLYQTWKTLNEIETRKHSLTTKFI
- a CDS encoding sugar MFS transporter → MALIGMQDTSLSSNETYNRQSYFPALCSLGVLYFLMGFITCLNDSLVPYFRNRFNLSYADSSLVQFYFFLTYGIVSIPSGRLVSRIGYRTGITLGFCITAAGAILFIPATLLDNYNYFLVALFVMAVGVVLLQVTANPYAAILGPAHKASSRLTLLQAIGSIGTTVAPIVGTAFLLSSKNVMDSNLPIQIQYAVIALVLVLIAYVVSRLSMPELNNNVSYDTNGEFSLIGNPSLLFGVIGIFMYVGAEVSIGTFLTNYISDTLQIGVDDANFFVAIYWGSMIVGRILGAYLLNSCRPALMLIFCSFTSIILILLSLATKGEIAVWSMALIGLFNSVLFAIVFSLSIKGLGKYANRASGYLSTAIVGGAIVTYLQGYVKDRYNWEMAYMIPAFCYLYLLAFGIYQIKLIFKDEK
- a CDS encoding alpha/beta hydrolase family esterase, encoding MKNSIASDGMVSISFVLVVALFMSLFTPFNVYADVISDSVVIDGHMRHFHYLKPVHSNKVKSLVFVLHGSGGTGQSMMNYTKELEARAATEGLLLVYPDGYNRFWNECRKNANTTPNLFNIREELFFNYMIDYFSKRFKASKSNVFAIGFSGGGHMAYKLALTMPKKIKAISAIVASLPDLSNMDCVVSNKPVPVMVINGTNDATNPYQGGEINLLPVKFGKVRSTESTVEYWVSLANCQQPPSLTVLPDIDTADGKRIERYTYLKNGKPFVEFLKVINGEHSYPGDIDVYVTSWEFFRLHLN